In a genomic window of Pantanalinema sp.:
- a CDS encoding nucleotide-binding protein, which yields MSINYKLLAIKLGDEMKNTTSIAEIERTAGALFDFSPESFEAKGVTSSRAQLIYNWILTLAGQTMEDEKKSSLLLDFISGLGADVSKYLNFFQSREVPQDSEELQNSNKVFLVHGRDEMLKEMVGRFLGQLGLEVVILSEQANQGRTVIEKLERSSKVAFCVVLLTPDDMGRLASDNASALCPRARQNVILELGYFTGYLGRERVCALVSGQLELPSDTHGIAYVPVDQHGGWKMEVIRELKSAGLTVNLSQIFGG from the coding sequence GTGTCAATCAACTACAAGCTTCTGGCAATCAAGCTCGGTGATGAGATGAAGAACACCACGTCAATCGCAGAGATTGAGCGTACTGCTGGTGCCCTCTTCGACTTCTCCCCAGAATCCTTTGAGGCCAAAGGCGTTACTTCGTCTAGGGCGCAGCTCATCTACAACTGGATCTTGACTCTTGCAGGCCAAACTATGGAGGACGAGAAGAAGTCGTCCCTCCTGCTTGACTTCATCTCAGGTCTTGGGGCAGACGTTTCTAAGTATCTGAACTTCTTTCAAAGCAGAGAAGTACCTCAAGATAGCGAAGAACTTCAGAACTCCAACAAGGTGTTCCTCGTCCACGGTCGTGACGAGATGCTCAAAGAGATGGTTGGTCGATTCCTCGGCCAACTTGGGCTTGAGGTCGTGATCCTAAGCGAACAGGCAAATCAAGGACGAACGGTCATCGAGAAGTTGGAACGGTCATCGAAAGTGGCCTTCTGCGTTGTCTTGCTGACGCCTGATGACATGGGGAGGCTTGCCTCAGACAACGCCTCGGCCCTATGTCCCCGAGCACGTCAGAACGTGATTCTTGAGCTTGGATACTTTACCGGCTACCTTGGCCGAGAACGGGTTTGCGCTCTAGTGTCCGGCCAACTCGAACTTCCCTCCGATACCCATGGGATAGCCTACGTGCCTGTTGATCAGCACGGCGGATGGAAGATGGAGGTGATTCGCGAGCTTAAGAGTGCGGGCCTCACGGTGAATCTAAGTCAGATCTTCGGTGGCTAG
- a CDS encoding DUF4145 domain-containing protein codes for MTTTKQVGETTYFDKDEGEAYVYTLVTCVRCSSPLLAVRDVYDDFSEGISYGEPRRVYPLSGDELRYTVPVRIRLAFDEAVMCLRARAYTASAILCRKALEGMCVELGEGSGTLAARLDTLLRKGLIDQSYFDWAKEFKDLGNDAAHDVNVTVAKKDAEDLIQLTHALLENTFTFRPKFEELKKRRANAF; via the coding sequence ATGACCACCACGAAACAAGTAGGTGAGACGACCTATTTCGATAAGGACGAGGGAGAAGCCTACGTCTATACCTTGGTTACGTGCGTCCGCTGCAGCTCCCCTCTCTTAGCAGTGCGGGACGTGTATGACGACTTTAGCGAGGGGATCTCATATGGTGAACCTCGACGAGTGTATCCACTTAGCGGCGACGAGTTGAGATACACCGTTCCAGTACGAATCCGATTGGCATTTGACGAGGCGGTGATGTGCCTGCGGGCAAGGGCCTACACCGCTTCTGCGATTCTGTGTAGAAAGGCACTTGAGGGGATGTGCGTTGAACTTGGGGAGGGCTCTGGCACTCTTGCTGCTCGCCTCGATACCTTGTTAAGGAAGGGGTTGATTGATCAGAGCTACTTCGACTGGGCGAAGGAGTTTAAGGACCTGGGCAACGACGCTGCCCACGACGTTAATGTGACGGTCGCAAAGAAGGACGCGGAGGACCTGATCCAACTCACGCACGCGTTGTTGGAGAACACATTCACCTTTCGGCCAAAGTTTGAGGAGTTGAAGAAGAGGCGGGCGAACGCTTTCTAG
- a CDS encoding HepT-like ribonuclease domain-containing protein codes for MKDAAKDALGFVQGRRREDLDTDRLLAYGLVKAIEIAGEAANQVSKDTQARFPEIPWRGLIAMRHRTIHGYIDVDYDVVWVTVTERLPELVTLVEAAIGVLLEAERPVG; via the coding sequence ATGAAGGACGCGGCCAAGGATGCCCTTGGCTTCGTCCAAGGCCGACGCCGAGAGGACCTCGACACCGATCGACTTCTTGCCTATGGCTTGGTCAAGGCCATCGAGATCGCGGGAGAGGCAGCAAACCAGGTCAGCAAGGATACCCAGGCTCGCTTCCCCGAGATCCCATGGCGAGGCCTCATCGCGATGAGGCACCGGACGATTCATGGCTACATCGACGTGGACTACGATGTGGTCTGGGTGACTGTGACCGAGCGGCTTCCTGAACTCGTGACGTTGGTCGAGGCGGCCATCGGGGTGCTCCTCGAAGCCGAGAGACCAGTGGGCTAG
- a CDS encoding nucleotidyltransferase family protein yields MSPKIRIDRDRLARFCQEHGIRRLALFGSVLRNDFRPDSDVDVLVEFEPGRTPDLFTMAEMQQDLSELIGRQVDLRTAGDLSRYFRQEVLDTAEVQYLAG; encoded by the coding sequence ATGAGTCCGAAGATCCGAATCGACCGCGACCGTCTTGCCCGGTTCTGCCAAGAGCACGGGATTCGTCGGCTTGCTCTCTTCGGTTCGGTCCTGAGAAACGACTTCCGGCCAGATAGCGACGTGGACGTGCTGGTCGAGTTTGAACCGGGACGGACTCCTGACCTTTTCACCATGGCCGAGATGCAGCAAGACCTCTCGGAACTGATAGGCCGACAGGTGGACCTTCGTACCGCTGGGGACCTGAGCCGCTACTTCCGACAAGAGGTTCTCGACACCGCCGAGGTCCAGTACCTTGCAGGCTGA